One Melospiza melodia melodia isolate bMelMel2 chromosome 1, bMelMel2.pri, whole genome shotgun sequence genomic window carries:
- the LOC134415091 gene encoding macrophage mannose receptor 1-like isoform X2, which yields MKILTFSTVLAFLSFAHTAFQTLDKEVFLIFNEDTKSCLIAQSSEAVTTAACKKSSDLQKFRWVSDHQLMSMAFAQCLGVPNKRNQAKISLYPCNKKSEFQKWECRNEALAIQGEDLFLSAGKKNENIVLKTRSEAKDKWKIYGTMDNLCSQRYEDMFTLLGNSNGAPCAFPFLLSGRWYTECTAAGRSDGLFWCATTPNFDEDHLFGFCPAANIDRFWSTDPLTGTYYQINHQSALTWHQARKSCQQQNAELLSVTEIHEQIYLRDLIDSKRSSLWIGLNSLNLNSGWQWSGGFPFRYFNWAPGSPEPESEKLCAVLNPRREAKWENQPCELKLGYICKKEKSTKDPLILPSESVKCPEEWLPYGGHCFMVHRDPKEWREAQISCNESSGDLASIHNPEEHGFILSQLGYRAVDELWIGLNDLKIQMYFEWSDGTPVTYTKWLPGEPTHEVTGQEDCVIMAGKDGYWADSVCDRKLGYICRRDPLQGVSQTAKTDPACLKGWKRYGFYCYLVGHTSVTFSEAKKTCERSSGYLTSIADRYEQAYLTSLIGLSSEKYFWIGLSDMREQGIFTWVTGEGVLYTNWNAAMPGKEAGCVALRTGNAAGLWDVQNCEVKAKFLCKKLAEKVTVPAVSETVSDSKCPLGWDTSNSTNSCFRGFVREEDQKKTWFEARDFCREIGGDLAAIRNEEEQTVIENLVKKKSPSFQPFWIGLHCLDPNGGVSWSDGSPVNYIDETRYYFYGAAFQDCGAISEKPSLTWIKEHCEYSHNWICEIKKGTPLKPEPLGLSTTYEVTEDGWIVKGDKQYFFSPEKTSMEKARTFCRNNHGNLATVENNSERKFLWKYILKNGKLNSYLIGLIQNADEQFSWMSGSPVHYAAWAQGEPNFAEGQENCVVLNKKDGLWNDVNCGFSNGYICERHKSFINATLPSAVPSAPGGCPAGWILFKNQCYRFFGSGYDFWSTGRRVCMSLGGDLASIPNEQVQAFLTYHLKDASNDLWIGLNDLLSELNFVWSDGSAVSYTNWAKGSPKLVEPILYDSLHPEDGRNRQQFDCVSLKRGPADDTGKWNNEECYKYRGYICQKSSDPELLKSPATVLDFSFAPSSGISYSVTRSKMNWEEAHQNCNNNASELASILEPHSQALIFLLAKEYGEPLWIGLNSNRTNGKYQWTDRWSLVYSKWASGEPKQTLACVYLDTDGTWKTASCEEKFFSVCKKSDVMAPTEPPQLPGKCPESRGHKSWIPFSGHCYYFEATKKRSWSQAHEECAQLGADLVSVGDHSETNFLSETIKILHRKSLNFWIGLKKNDRGQWVWTDKSAVGFVNWQLGQPSNQRLKDCGELCALSGSWNANLCSFKKGYICKKVKTPEKKEMSTENTEQKMEKVFSAGIIWLFLLLALSIAGAGSVIYFCLRRKRQNLPHISTRMSGSEATVDIQVKNTHSDM from the exons ATGAAAATCTTGACCTTTTCTACAGTTTTAGCTTTCCTCTCATTTGCTCATACTGCTTTTCAGACACTCG ACAAGGAAGTATTCTTAATATTCAATGAGGATACTAAGTCCTGTTTAATTGCTCAGAGTTCTGAGGCAGTCACAACAGCTGCTTGCAAGAAAAGCAGTGACTTACAAAAATTCAGGTGGGTCTCTGATCATCAGTTAATGAGCATGGCATTTGCACAATGCTTGGGAGTGCCCAACAAGAGAAACCAGGCTAAAATTTCTCTGTACCCATGCAACAAGAAAAGTGAATTCCAGAAATGGGAATGCAGAAATGAAGCCTTGGCGATCCAAGGGGAAGATTTATTTCTCAGTGCTggcaaaaaaaatgaaaatattgtgcTGAAAACAAGATCAGAGGCAAAGGATAAATGGAAGATCTATGGAACCATGGACAATTTGTGCTCTCAAAGATACGAAG aCATGTTTACACTGTTAGGAAATTCCAATGGAGCTCCGTGTGCCTTTCCCTTCCTGTTGAGTGGAAGATGGTACACTGAgtgcacagctgctggcaggtcaGACGGTTTGTTCTGGTGTGCAACAACGCCCAACTTCGATGAGGATCATTTGTTTGGGTTCTGTCCAGCTGCCA ACATTGACAGATTTTGGAGTACAGATCCTTTGACAGGAACCTACTACCAGATTAACCACCAGTCAGCTCTCACATGGCACCAAGCAAGGAagagctgtcagcagcagaatgcAGAACTATTAAGTGTCACGGAGATACATGAACAAATATATCTAAGAG ATTTGATTGACAGCAAGAGATCCTCTCTCTGGATTGGGCTTAACAGTCTGAATCTCAACAGTGGCTGGCAGTGGAGTGGTGGCTTTCCCTTCAGATACTTTAACTGGGCACCAG GAAGCCCTGAGCCTGAGTCTGAAAAACTCTGTGCAGTACTAAACCCCAGAAGAGAGGCTAAATGGGAAAACCAGCCCTGTGAGCTGAAACTTGGCTATATATGTAAAAAGGAAAAATCTACAAAGGATCCTTTAATTCTACCATCAG AGTCTGTTAAATGCCCAGAAGAATGGTTGCCCTATGGAGGTCACTGTTTCATGGTTCATAGAGACCCCAAAGAATGGAGAGAAGCCCAAATTTCCTGCAATGAGAGCAGTGGTGATCTGGCCAGTATCCACAACCCTGAGGAGCATGGCTTCATACTCTCTCAGCTTGGCTACA gagctgtggatgagctgtgGATTGGCCTGAATGACCTCAAAATCCAAATGTACTTTGAGTGGAGTGATGGGACTCCTGTGACATATACCAAGTGGTTGCCTGGAGAACCAACCCATGAAGTCACTGGCCAAGAAGATTGTGTCATTATGGCAGGAAAG GATGGATACTGGGCAgacagtgtctgtgacaggaaatTAGGCTATATCTGCAGAAGAGACCCACTACAAGGAGTTTCTCAAACAGCAAAGACTGATCCTGCCTGCCTGAAG GGTTGGAAAAGATATGGTTTTTACTGCTACCTGGTTGGACACACCTCTGTAACATTTTCAGAAGCAAAGAAAACCTGTGAAAGGAGCAGTGGTTATTTAACAAGTATAGCAGACAG ATATGAGCAAGCCTACCTGACCAGCCTCATTGGTCTGAGCTCTGAGAAGTATTTTTGGATTGGTCTCTCAGACATGCGAGAGCAAGGGATTTTCACTTGGGTGACTGGTGAAGGTGTTCTGTACACAAACTGGAATGCAGCAATGCCTG GGAAGGAAGCTGGTTGTGTTGCCCTTAGGACTGGAAATGCAGCTGGACTATGGGACGTTCAGAACTGTGAAGTAAAGGCAAAATTTCTCTGCAAAAAATTAGCTGAAAAAGTCACTGTTCCTGCTGTTTCTGAAACAGTTTCTGACTCCAAATGTCCCTTGGGTTGGGATACAAGCAATAGCACTAATTCCTGCTTCAGG GGTTTTGTGAGAGAAGAAGACCAAAAGAAAACATGGTTCGAAGCCCGAGATTTCTGCAGAGAAATAGGAGGAGACCTGGCTGCCATTAGAAATGAAGAAGAGCAAACAGTGATAGAAAACTTAGTAAA AAAGAAATCCCcatcatttcagcctttctggatAGGTTTGCATTGTTTGGATCCTAATGGTGGAGTTTCCTGGAGTGATGGTTCTCCG GTGAATTATATAGATGAAACAAGATACTATTTTTACGGTGCTGCATTTCAAGATTGTGGAGCAATCAGTGAAAAACCTTCCTTGACATGGATTAAGGAGCACTGTGAATATAGTCATAACTGGATTTGTGAAATAAAAAAAG GGACACCCTTGAAACCAGAACCTCTGGGCCTTTCTACCA CATATGAAGTCACAGAAGATGGCTGGATTGTAAAAGGAGACAAACAATATTTTTTCAGCCCAGAAAAGACGTCTATGGAGAAAGCCAGAACATTCTGCAGAAACAATCACGGAAATCTTGCTACTGTTGAAAATAATAGTGAAAGAAAATTTTTGTGGAAATAC ATCTTAAAAAATGGCAAACTGAACTCATATCTCATAGGATTAATCCAGAATGCTGATGAGCAGTTCAG CTGGATGAGTGGAAGCCCAGTGCACTATGCAGCTTGGGCACAGGGTGAGCCCAACTTTGCAGAAGGTCAAGAAAATTGTGTggttttaaataaaaaagatg GCTTGTGGAATGATGTCAACTGTGGTTTTTCCAATGGCTACATCTGTGAGAGGCACAAAAGTTTTATAAATGCAACCCTTCCTTCAGCAGTACCTTCAGCTCCTGGAGGATGTCCTGCAGGTtggattttatttaaaaatcag TGTTACAGATTTTTTGGCTCTGGCTATGATTTCTGGAGTACTGGAAGAAGAGTTTGCATGAGCCTTGGAGGAGACTTGGCAAGCATTCCTAATGAACAAGTTCAAG cttTTCTCACGTACCATTTGAAGGATGCTTCAAATGATCTTTGGATTGGCTTGAATGATCTGCTCAGTGAACTCAACTTTGTTTGGTCTGATGGAAGTGCTGTCTCATATACAAACTGGGCTAAAGGTTCCCCAAAACTTGTAGAACCTATTTTGTATGACAGTCTGCATCCAGAAGATGGCCGAAATCGGCAACAG TTTGACTGTGTTTCCCTGAAGAGAGGTCCTGCTGATGACACAGGAAAATGGAATAATGAGGAGTGTTATAAGTACAGAGGGTATATATGCCAGAAGAGTAGTG ATCCTGAACTTTTAAAATCACCAGCAACAGTGCTGGACTTTTCTTTTGCCCCTTCTAGTGGGATTAGCTATTCTGTTACTCGTTCCAAAATGAACTGGGAGGAAGCACACCAAAACTGCAATAACAATGCCTCAGAACTTGCCAGCATTTTAGAGCCACATAGCCAGGCACTGATTTTCCTACTTGCAAAGGAATATGGAGAGCCTCTGTGGATTGGTCTGAACAGCAACAGG ACCAATGGCAAGTATCAATGGACTGACAGGTGGAGTTTAGTTTACAGCAAGTGGGCCAGTGGAGAACCAAAGCAGACATTAGCATGTGTCTACCTAGACACTGATGGCACCTGGAAGACAGCTTCTTGCGAGGAAAAATTCTTTTCTGTCTGTAAAAAATCAGATG TAATGGCCCCTACTGAACCCCCACAACTTCCTGGAAAATGCCCTGAATCAAGAGGACACAAATCTTGGATACCTTTCTCTGGACACTGCTATTACTTTGAGGCCACCAAGAAAAGAAGTTGGTCTCAAGCTCACGAGGAATGTGCCCAACTAG GTGCTGATTTGGTATCGGTAGGAGACCATAGTGAAACAAACTTTCTGTCAGAAACCATTAAGATACTCCACAGAAAATCATTGAACTTTTGGATAGGGCTAAAGAAAAATGACAGAG GACAGTGGGTATGGACAGATAAATCTGCAGTGGGTTTTGTCAACTGGCAGCTGGGACAACCATCAAACCAAAGGCTTAAAGACTGTGGAGAACTATGTGCATTGTCCGGCTCCTGGAACGCCAACCTCTGTTCTTTCAAAAAAGGATATATCTGTAAAAAAGTTAAAA ctcctgaaaagaaagaaatgtCAACAGAAAATACAG AACAGAAAATGGAGAAAGTATTTTCTGCTGGCATCATTTGGCTGTTCCTTCTTTTAGCCCTTTCTATAGCTGGAGCTGGAAGTGTAATTTATTTCTGCTTGAGGAGGAAAAGACAAAACCTGCCACATATTTCAACCAGAATGAGTGGATCAGAAGCAACTGTGGATATTCAAGTAAAAAACACACATTCAGACATGTAG
- the LOC134415091 gene encoding macrophage mannose receptor 1-like isoform X3 — protein sequence MKILTFSTVLAFLSFAHTAFQTLDKEVFLIFNEDTKSCLIAQSSEAVTTAACKKSSDLQKFSEFQKWECRNEALAIQGEDLFLSAGKKNENIVLKTRSEAKDKWKIYGTMDNLCSQRYEDMFTLLGNSNGAPCAFPFLLSGRWYTECTAAGRSDGLFWCATTPNFDEDHLFGFCPAANIDRFWSTDPLTGTYYQINHQSALTWHQARKSCQQQNAELLSVTEIHEQIYLRDLIDSKRSSLWIGLNSLNLNSGWQWSGGFPFRYFNWAPGSPEPESEKLCAVLNPRREAKWENQPCELKLGYICKKEKSTKDPLILPSGAVESVKCPEEWLPYGGHCFMVHRDPKEWREAQISCNESSGDLASIHNPEEHGFILSQLGYRAVDELWIGLNDLKIQMYFEWSDGTPVTYTKWLPGEPTHEVTGQEDCVIMAGKDGYWADSVCDRKLGYICRRDPLQGVSQTAKTDPACLKGWKRYGFYCYLVGHTSVTFSEAKKTCERSSGYLTSIADRYEQAYLTSLIGLSSEKYFWIGLSDMREQGIFTWVTGEGVLYTNWNAAMPGKEAGCVALRTGNAAGLWDVQNCEVKAKFLCKKLAEKVTVPAVSETVSDSKCPLGWDTSNSTNSCFRGFVREEDQKKTWFEARDFCREIGGDLAAIRNEEEQTVIENLVKKKSPSFQPFWIGLHCLDPNGGVSWSDGSPVNYIDETRYYFYGAAFQDCGAISEKPSLTWIKEHCEYSHNWICEIKKGTPLKPEPLGLSTTYEVTEDGWIVKGDKQYFFSPEKTSMEKARTFCRNNHGNLATVENNSERKFLWKYILKNGKLNSYLIGLIQNADEQFSWMSGSPVHYAAWAQGEPNFAEGQENCVVLNKKDGLWNDVNCGFSNGYICERHKSFINATLPSAVPSAPGGCPAGWILFKNQCYRFFGSGYDFWSTGRRVCMSLGGDLASIPNEQVQAFLTYHLKDASNDLWIGLNDLLSELNFVWSDGSAVSYTNWAKGSPKLVEPILYDSLHPEDGRNRQQFDCVSLKRGPADDTGKWNNEECYKYRGYICQKSSDPELLKSPATVLDFSFAPSSGISYSVTRSKMNWEEAHQNCNNNASELASILEPHSQALIFLLAKEYGEPLWIGLNSNRTNGKYQWTDRWSLVYSKWASGEPKQTLACVYLDTDGTWKTASCEEKFFSVCKKSDVMAPTEPPQLPGKCPESRGHKSWIPFSGHCYYFEATKKRSWSQAHEECAQLGADLVSVGDHSETNFLSETIKILHRKSLNFWIGLKKNDRGQWVWTDKSAVGFVNWQLGQPSNQRLKDCGELCALSGSWNANLCSFKKGYICKKVKTPEKKEMSTENTEQKMEKVFSAGIIWLFLLLALSIAGAGSVIYFCLRRKRQNLPHISTRMSGSEATVDIQVKNTHSDM from the exons ATGAAAATCTTGACCTTTTCTACAGTTTTAGCTTTCCTCTCATTTGCTCATACTGCTTTTCAGACACTCG ACAAGGAAGTATTCTTAATATTCAATGAGGATACTAAGTCCTGTTTAATTGCTCAGAGTTCTGAGGCAGTCACAACAGCTGCTTGCAAGAAAAGCAGTGACTTACAAAAATTCAG TGAATTCCAGAAATGGGAATGCAGAAATGAAGCCTTGGCGATCCAAGGGGAAGATTTATTTCTCAGTGCTggcaaaaaaaatgaaaatattgtgcTGAAAACAAGATCAGAGGCAAAGGATAAATGGAAGATCTATGGAACCATGGACAATTTGTGCTCTCAAAGATACGAAG aCATGTTTACACTGTTAGGAAATTCCAATGGAGCTCCGTGTGCCTTTCCCTTCCTGTTGAGTGGAAGATGGTACACTGAgtgcacagctgctggcaggtcaGACGGTTTGTTCTGGTGTGCAACAACGCCCAACTTCGATGAGGATCATTTGTTTGGGTTCTGTCCAGCTGCCA ACATTGACAGATTTTGGAGTACAGATCCTTTGACAGGAACCTACTACCAGATTAACCACCAGTCAGCTCTCACATGGCACCAAGCAAGGAagagctgtcagcagcagaatgcAGAACTATTAAGTGTCACGGAGATACATGAACAAATATATCTAAGAG ATTTGATTGACAGCAAGAGATCCTCTCTCTGGATTGGGCTTAACAGTCTGAATCTCAACAGTGGCTGGCAGTGGAGTGGTGGCTTTCCCTTCAGATACTTTAACTGGGCACCAG GAAGCCCTGAGCCTGAGTCTGAAAAACTCTGTGCAGTACTAAACCCCAGAAGAGAGGCTAAATGGGAAAACCAGCCCTGTGAGCTGAAACTTGGCTATATATGTAAAAAGGAAAAATCTACAAAGGATCCTTTAATTCTACCATCAG GAGCTGTAGAGTCTGTTAAATGCCCAGAAGAATGGTTGCCCTATGGAGGTCACTGTTTCATGGTTCATAGAGACCCCAAAGAATGGAGAGAAGCCCAAATTTCCTGCAATGAGAGCAGTGGTGATCTGGCCAGTATCCACAACCCTGAGGAGCATGGCTTCATACTCTCTCAGCTTGGCTACA gagctgtggatgagctgtgGATTGGCCTGAATGACCTCAAAATCCAAATGTACTTTGAGTGGAGTGATGGGACTCCTGTGACATATACCAAGTGGTTGCCTGGAGAACCAACCCATGAAGTCACTGGCCAAGAAGATTGTGTCATTATGGCAGGAAAG GATGGATACTGGGCAgacagtgtctgtgacaggaaatTAGGCTATATCTGCAGAAGAGACCCACTACAAGGAGTTTCTCAAACAGCAAAGACTGATCCTGCCTGCCTGAAG GGTTGGAAAAGATATGGTTTTTACTGCTACCTGGTTGGACACACCTCTGTAACATTTTCAGAAGCAAAGAAAACCTGTGAAAGGAGCAGTGGTTATTTAACAAGTATAGCAGACAG ATATGAGCAAGCCTACCTGACCAGCCTCATTGGTCTGAGCTCTGAGAAGTATTTTTGGATTGGTCTCTCAGACATGCGAGAGCAAGGGATTTTCACTTGGGTGACTGGTGAAGGTGTTCTGTACACAAACTGGAATGCAGCAATGCCTG GGAAGGAAGCTGGTTGTGTTGCCCTTAGGACTGGAAATGCAGCTGGACTATGGGACGTTCAGAACTGTGAAGTAAAGGCAAAATTTCTCTGCAAAAAATTAGCTGAAAAAGTCACTGTTCCTGCTGTTTCTGAAACAGTTTCTGACTCCAAATGTCCCTTGGGTTGGGATACAAGCAATAGCACTAATTCCTGCTTCAGG GGTTTTGTGAGAGAAGAAGACCAAAAGAAAACATGGTTCGAAGCCCGAGATTTCTGCAGAGAAATAGGAGGAGACCTGGCTGCCATTAGAAATGAAGAAGAGCAAACAGTGATAGAAAACTTAGTAAA AAAGAAATCCCcatcatttcagcctttctggatAGGTTTGCATTGTTTGGATCCTAATGGTGGAGTTTCCTGGAGTGATGGTTCTCCG GTGAATTATATAGATGAAACAAGATACTATTTTTACGGTGCTGCATTTCAAGATTGTGGAGCAATCAGTGAAAAACCTTCCTTGACATGGATTAAGGAGCACTGTGAATATAGTCATAACTGGATTTGTGAAATAAAAAAAG GGACACCCTTGAAACCAGAACCTCTGGGCCTTTCTACCA CATATGAAGTCACAGAAGATGGCTGGATTGTAAAAGGAGACAAACAATATTTTTTCAGCCCAGAAAAGACGTCTATGGAGAAAGCCAGAACATTCTGCAGAAACAATCACGGAAATCTTGCTACTGTTGAAAATAATAGTGAAAGAAAATTTTTGTGGAAATAC ATCTTAAAAAATGGCAAACTGAACTCATATCTCATAGGATTAATCCAGAATGCTGATGAGCAGTTCAG CTGGATGAGTGGAAGCCCAGTGCACTATGCAGCTTGGGCACAGGGTGAGCCCAACTTTGCAGAAGGTCAAGAAAATTGTGTggttttaaataaaaaagatg GCTTGTGGAATGATGTCAACTGTGGTTTTTCCAATGGCTACATCTGTGAGAGGCACAAAAGTTTTATAAATGCAACCCTTCCTTCAGCAGTACCTTCAGCTCCTGGAGGATGTCCTGCAGGTtggattttatttaaaaatcag TGTTACAGATTTTTTGGCTCTGGCTATGATTTCTGGAGTACTGGAAGAAGAGTTTGCATGAGCCTTGGAGGAGACTTGGCAAGCATTCCTAATGAACAAGTTCAAG cttTTCTCACGTACCATTTGAAGGATGCTTCAAATGATCTTTGGATTGGCTTGAATGATCTGCTCAGTGAACTCAACTTTGTTTGGTCTGATGGAAGTGCTGTCTCATATACAAACTGGGCTAAAGGTTCCCCAAAACTTGTAGAACCTATTTTGTATGACAGTCTGCATCCAGAAGATGGCCGAAATCGGCAACAG TTTGACTGTGTTTCCCTGAAGAGAGGTCCTGCTGATGACACAGGAAAATGGAATAATGAGGAGTGTTATAAGTACAGAGGGTATATATGCCAGAAGAGTAGTG ATCCTGAACTTTTAAAATCACCAGCAACAGTGCTGGACTTTTCTTTTGCCCCTTCTAGTGGGATTAGCTATTCTGTTACTCGTTCCAAAATGAACTGGGAGGAAGCACACCAAAACTGCAATAACAATGCCTCAGAACTTGCCAGCATTTTAGAGCCACATAGCCAGGCACTGATTTTCCTACTTGCAAAGGAATATGGAGAGCCTCTGTGGATTGGTCTGAACAGCAACAGG ACCAATGGCAAGTATCAATGGACTGACAGGTGGAGTTTAGTTTACAGCAAGTGGGCCAGTGGAGAACCAAAGCAGACATTAGCATGTGTCTACCTAGACACTGATGGCACCTGGAAGACAGCTTCTTGCGAGGAAAAATTCTTTTCTGTCTGTAAAAAATCAGATG TAATGGCCCCTACTGAACCCCCACAACTTCCTGGAAAATGCCCTGAATCAAGAGGACACAAATCTTGGATACCTTTCTCTGGACACTGCTATTACTTTGAGGCCACCAAGAAAAGAAGTTGGTCTCAAGCTCACGAGGAATGTGCCCAACTAG GTGCTGATTTGGTATCGGTAGGAGACCATAGTGAAACAAACTTTCTGTCAGAAACCATTAAGATACTCCACAGAAAATCATTGAACTTTTGGATAGGGCTAAAGAAAAATGACAGAG GACAGTGGGTATGGACAGATAAATCTGCAGTGGGTTTTGTCAACTGGCAGCTGGGACAACCATCAAACCAAAGGCTTAAAGACTGTGGAGAACTATGTGCATTGTCCGGCTCCTGGAACGCCAACCTCTGTTCTTTCAAAAAAGGATATATCTGTAAAAAAGTTAAAA ctcctgaaaagaaagaaatgtCAACAGAAAATACAG AACAGAAAATGGAGAAAGTATTTTCTGCTGGCATCATTTGGCTGTTCCTTCTTTTAGCCCTTTCTATAGCTGGAGCTGGAAGTGTAATTTATTTCTGCTTGAGGAGGAAAAGACAAAACCTGCCACATATTTCAACCAGAATGAGTGGATCAGAAGCAACTGTGGATATTCAAGTAAAAAACACACATTCAGACATGTAG